The Brassica napus cultivar Da-Ae chromosome C7, Da-Ae, whole genome shotgun sequence genome has a segment encoding these proteins:
- the LOC106377620 gene encoding uncharacterized protein LOC106377620 produces MRAPDSFRNPDLWCEFHRDHGYKTEDCVALKIEVNELLQKGYLREFLWEKAKNLLSKETARKSAETKPASPPQQGRVIHVISGGSEISGINHAAAKKSTRDAKLGLETSKSKRLLLGTDEISFTTKEEEKVLAPHHDALVVSLTVANCLVRRILVDNGSSSNIVFQTAYQDLGLDESALTRKTTPLVGFSREVKQTAGEVVLPVYAEEINMSNKFLLIDSQSSYNMILGRPWIHDMGAVPSTLHQMVKFLAP; encoded by the coding sequence ATGAGGGCACCCGATTCCTTCCGGAATCCCGACCTCTGGTGTGAGTTCCATCGTGACCATGGTTACAAGACGGAAGATTGCGTCGCATTGAAGATCGAAGTCAACGAACTACTCCAAAAGGGATACCTTCGGGAGTTCCTCTGGGAAAAGGCAAAGAACCTCCTAAGCAAGGAGACAGCCAGGAAATCTGCTGAAACCAAACCCGCGTCACCACCTCAACAGGGCCGAGTGATCCATGTCATATCCGGAGGTTCGGAGATAAGCGGCATAAACCATGCAGCTGCAAAGAAGAGCACTCGAGACGCCAAACTTGGTCTGGAGACGTCTAAATCAAAACGACTACTCTTGGGAACTGACGAGATAAGCTTCACAACGAAGGAGGAAGAGAAAGTCCTGGCTCCCCATCATGATGCTCTAGTAGTATCGCTTACCGTAGCAAACTGCTTGGTAAGGAGGATCCTAGTAGATAACGGAAGCTCCAGCAACATCGTCTTCCAGACTGCCTATCAGGACCTGGGGTTGGATGAAAGTGCCTTAACTAGAAAGACAACCCCACTCGTGGGATTCAGCAGAGAGGTGAAGCAAACCGCCGGTGAAGTGGTCCTTCCTGTCTATGCTGAAGAAATCAACATGTCAAATAAGTTCCTCCTCATTGACTCCCAATCATCCTACAACATGATCTTGGGAAGACCATGGATCCATGATATGGGAGCTGTACCCTCAACACTCCATCAAATGGTGAAGTTCCTTGCTCCCTGA
- the LOC106377622 gene encoding uncharacterized protein LOC106377622: MGQQVKLPSKMRAPDSFRNPELWCEFRHDHGYKTEDCVALKIEVNELLQKGYLREFLWEKAKNLLSKETARKSTETKPASPPRLDQVIHVISGGSEISGINHAAAKKSTRNAKLGLETSKSTRLLMGTDEISFTTKEQEKVLAPHHNALVVSLTVANCLVRRILVDNGSSSNIVFQTAYQDLGLD, from the coding sequence ATGGGTCAACAGGTTAAATTGCCCTCGAAGATGAGGGCACCCGATTCCTTCCGGAACCCCGAGCTCTGGTGTGAGTTCCGTCATGACCATGGTTACAAGACGGAAGATTGCGTCGCATTGAAGATCGAAGTCAACGAACTACTCCAGAAGGGATACCTTCGGGAGTTCCTCTGGGAAAAGGCGAAGAACCTCCTAAGCAAGGAGACAGCCAGGAAATCTACTGAAACCAAACCCGCGTCACCGCCTCGACTGGACCAAGTGATCCATGTCATATCCGGAGGTTCGGAGATAAGCGGCATAAACCATGCAGCTGCAAAGAAAAGCACTCGAAACGCCAAACTTGGTCTGGAGACGTCTAAATCAACACGACTACTCATGGGAACAGACGAGATAAGCTTCACGACGAAGGAGCAAGAGAAGGTCCTGGCTCCCCATCATAACGCTCTAGTAGTATCGCTTACCGTAGCAAACTGCTTGGTAAGGAGGATCCTAGTAGATAACGGAAGCTCCAGCAACATCGTCTTCCAGACTGCCTATCAGGACCTGGGGTTGGATTAA
- the LOC106377623 gene encoding uncharacterized protein LOC106377623 has product MAVDEQDNPSESTPREAELQRQLDGLQSQVTDLHKAREATENLELSSEVQCLKEKLDEHSKQQEQSAEKLTQLESENLVLRDKNQALNMSLDTPNTAGGTAQQPSGEAGASGEKAGDTRVHETISSNSEPDSEKETSKGAAALQSSLTTYLDQIFSKKLDAMQSMVERLPGVAPPIRKSNPGSYADTPFTDNIALIGMLRKFSFPNIKIYDRTGDQDDHIAQYKQRMLVVTLPRESREATMCKGFCSTLIGPALQWYIHLPIGSISSFATLSDGFVEQFASSRNLEKTSDSLYEILQHQVEPLRDYIAHFNQEKVSIPECNVTTAISAFKRGLLQDRDLYKELTKYQCKTMEYVLSRAWAQENGRKSSQPALGHSRNKQQGKMRAIETRGPPRNPEKTKGAGTGAGT; this is encoded by the exons ATGGCGGTGGATGAGCAAGACAACCCGTCAGAATCTACTCCAAGAGAAGCCGAGCTACAAAGGCAACTCGACGGATTACAAAGCCAGGTAACCGACTTGCACAAGGCTCGGGAAGCTACCGAGAACCTTGAACTTTCCTCTGAAGTTCAATGCCTGAAGGAAAAGCTAGATGAGCATTCGAAGCAGCAGGAGCAAAGTGCTGAGAAGCTTACTCAGCTCGAATCTGAAAACCTTGTTCTCAGAGACAAGAATCAAGCCCTCAACATG AGCCTGGACACACCCAACACCGCAGGAGGTACCGCTCAACAGCCTTCAGGTGAAGCAGGGGCATCAGGGGAAAAAGCTGGAGATACGCGAGTGCATGAAACAATATCCAGCAACTCCGAGCCAGACTCCGAGAAGGAAACATCCAAAGGAGCCGCGGCATTGCAGTCCTCATTGACCACCTATCTGGACCAGATATTCTCCAAGAAGCTCGACGCCATGCAATCTATGGTAGAAAGGCTCCCCGGGGTGGCACCTCCGATTCGGAAAAGTAATCCTGGTTCTTATGCCGATACTCCTTTCACAGATAATATTGCCCTGATCGGGATGCTGAGAAAGTTCTCCTTCCCCAACATAAAGATATATGACCGCACCGGCGACCAAGACGACCACATCGCTCAGTACAAACAAAGGATGCTAGTTGTAACACTCCCAAGGGAGTCCCGCGAGGCCACCATGTGTAAGGGATTCTGCTCAACCCTGATCGGACCCGCGTTGCAATGGTACATTCATCTACCTATCGGATCCATATCTTCGTTTGCAACTCTCAGCGATGGGTTCGTGGAGCAGTTCGCAAGTAGCCGGAACCTGGAGAAAACCTCGGACAGCCTCTATGAAATCCTCCAGCATCAGGTCGAACCCCTTCGTGATTACATAGCTCACTTCAATCAGGAAAAGGTATCGATTCCTGAATGCAACGTCACCACAGCAATCTCAGCCTTCAAAAGAGGCCTGCTCCAAGACAGGGATCTCTACAAGGAACTGACCAAGTATCAGTGTAAAACTATGGAATACGTATTATCCCGAGCCTGGGCCCAGGAAAATGGGAGAAAGTCGTCGCAACCCGCGCTAGGACACAGCAGAAACAAGCAACAAGGCAAGATGAGAGCGATCGAGACGAGAGGTCCTCCCAGAAACCCAGAAAAGACCAAGGGGGCAGGAACCGGGGCAGGTACATGA
- the LOC106377624 gene encoding uncharacterized protein LOC106377624 — protein sequence MGQQVKLPSKIRVPDSFRNPDLWCEFHRDHGYKTEDCIALKIEVNDLLHKGYLREFLSEKAKNLLSKETARKSAETKPASPPRQDRVIHVISGGSEISGICHAAAKKSTRNAKLGLETSKSKLLLGTDEISFTTKEQEKVLAPHHDALVVSLTVANCLVRRILVDNGSSRNIVLQTAYQDLGLDESALTRKTTPLVGFSGEVKQTAGKVVLPVYAEEINMSNKFLLVACQSSYNMILRRPWIHDMGAVPSTLHQMVKFPTP from the coding sequence ATGGGTCAACAGGTTAAATTGCCCTCGAAGATAAGGGTACCCGATTCCTTCCGGAACCCCGACCTCTGGTGTGAGTTCCATCGTGACCATGGTTACAAGACGGAAGATTGCATCGCATTGAAGATCGAAGTCAACGACCTACTCCATAAGGGATACCTTCGGGAGTTCCTCTCAGAAAAGGCGAAGAACCTCCTAAGCAAGGAGACAGCCAGGAAATCTGCTGAAACCAAACCCGCGTCACCACCTCGACAGGACCGAGTGATCCATGTCATATCGGGAGGTTCGGAGATAAGCGGCATATGCCATGCAGCTGCAAAGAAGAGCACTCGAAACGCCAAACTTGGTCTAGAGACGTCTAAATCAAAACTACTCTTGGGAACAGACGAGATAAGCTTCACGACGAAGGAGCAAGAGAAGGTCCTGGCTCCCCATCATGACGCTCTAGTAGTATCGCTTACCGTAGCAAACTGCTTGGTAAGGAGGATCCTAGTAGATAATGGAAGCTCCAGGAACATCGTCTTACAGACCGCCTATCAGGACCTGGGGTTGGATGAAAGTGCCTTAACTAGAAAGACAACCCCACTCGTGGGATTCAGCGGAGAGGTGAAGCAAACCGCCGGTAAAGTGGTCCTTCCAGTCTATGCTGAAGAAATCAACATGTCAAATAAGTTCCTCCTCGTTGCTTGCCAATCATCCTACAACATGATCTTGAGAAGACCATGGATCCATGATATGGGAGCTGTCCCCTCAACACTCCATCAAATGGTGAAGTTCCCTACTCCCTGA
- the LOC106377621 gene encoding uncharacterized protein LOC106377621 — translation MLAVALPRESRDATMCKGFGSTLIGPAFQWYINLPIGSISSIATLSDGFVEQFASSRNMEKTSDSLYEILQHQVEPLRDYIDWFNQEKVSIPECNVTTAISAFKRGLLPDMDLYKELTKYQCKTMEDVLSRAWAQVHEPSTERAEGMSVSNWPDISHLSVSQPELINALRQMGQQVKWPPKMRVPDSFQNPNLLCEFQRDHGHKTDDCVALKIEVNELLQKGYLREFLSEKAKNLLTRAVHSRERKGCQCLPCQISHTCLYPNQS, via the exons ATGCTAGCTGTAGCACTCCCAAGGGAGTCCCGCGATGCCACCATGTGTAAGGGATTCGGCTCAACCCTGATCGGACCCGCGTTTCAATGGTACATTAATCTACCTATCGGATCCATATCTTCGATTGCAACTCTCAGCGATGGGTTCGTGGAGCAGTTCGCAAGTAGCCGGAACATGGAGAAAACCTCGGACAGCCTCTATGAAATCCTCCAGCATCAGGTCGAACCCCTTCGCGATTACATAGATTGGTTCAATCAGGAAAAGGTATCGATTCCTGAATGCAACGTCACCACAGCAATCTCAGCCTTCAAAAGAGGCCTGCTCCCAGACATGGATCTCTACAAGGAACTGACCAAGTATCAGTGTAAAACTATGGAAGACGTATTATCCCGAGCCTGGGCCCAG GTACATGAGCCGTCCACCGAGAGAGCGGAAGGGATGTCGGTGTCTAACTGGCCAGATATCTCACACTTGTCTGTATCCCAACCAGAGCTAATCAACGCCCTAAGGCAGATGGGTCAACAGGTTAAATGGCCACCGAAGATGAGGGTACCCGATTCCTTCCAGAACCCCAACCTCTTGTGTGAGTTCCAACGTGACCATGGTCACAAGACGGATGATTGCGTCGCATTGAAGATCGAAGTCAACGAACTACTCCAAAAGGGATACCTTCGGGAGTTCCTCTCAGAAAAGGCGAAGAACCTCCTAACCAGAGCCGTCCACTCGAGAGAGCGGAAGGGATGTCAGTGTCTACCTTGCCAGATATCGCACACTTGTCTGTATCCCAACCAGAGCTAA